One genomic window of Desulfuromonas sp. AOP6 includes the following:
- a CDS encoding cytochrome b5 domain-containing protein: MTREELAKFDGREGRKAYGAVNGKIYDFSSSKMWQGGNHQELHQAGHDLTDELKSAPHVRAVIERFPVVGQLEEPGSEAGSGGSKAIFGIIAAVVILVVLFLVLR; the protein is encoded by the coding sequence ATGACAAGAGAAGAACTTGCAAAATTCGATGGCCGTGAAGGGCGCAAGGCCTACGGAGCCGTCAATGGCAAAATCTATGATTTCAGCAGCAGCAAGATGTGGCAGGGCGGCAACCATCAAGAGCTTCACCAGGCCGGACACGACCTTACCGACGAATTAAAAAGTGCTCCCCACGTACGCGCGGTCATCGAGCGATTTCCCGTGGTAGGACAACTGGAGGAACCCGGTTCTGAGGCGGGCAGCGGTGGGAGTAAGGCGATTTTTGGTATTATCGCCGCTGTGGTGATCCTGGTCGTTCTCTTTCTGGTCCTGCGCTGA
- a CDS encoding PilN domain-containing protein — MTQEINLYQPSVLEKKEPLSASLMLVLAASGLVLLVLYYAYAAWQVRDLSREAEGQEARQAALIAQIGSLQTVASRQKSPLLQHEVDRLAAELAAKEPLLQLFEKPRSKATPVFSSYLEGLSRRTPAGLWLTRVVVAPDPGQSRLEGSCLEAEAVPAFLQELQKETAFTGLAFSSFLLSRSDKDARFINFVLETRQEERP, encoded by the coding sequence ATGACACAGGAAATCAATCTCTACCAGCCGTCGGTGCTGGAGAAAAAAGAACCCTTGTCAGCTTCCCTCATGCTGGTTCTGGCCGCCTCAGGGTTGGTGCTGCTGGTGCTTTATTACGCCTATGCCGCCTGGCAGGTTCGCGACCTGAGTCGCGAAGCAGAAGGGCAGGAAGCCAGGCAGGCGGCGCTGATCGCGCAGATCGGCTCGTTGCAGACGGTGGCCTCCCGGCAAAAAAGTCCTCTTCTGCAGCATGAGGTCGATCGCCTGGCTGCGGAGCTGGCGGCCAAGGAACCGCTGCTTCAGCTGTTCGAAAAACCCCGCAGCAAGGCCACGCCCGTCTTTTCCTCCTATCTCGAAGGGCTGTCGCGGCGAACGCCGGCCGGGCTCTGGTTGACCCGCGTTGTTGTGGCGCCGGACCCCGGGCAATCCCGGCTGGAGGGGAGCTGCCTTGAGGCGGAAGCCGTACCTGCCTTTCTACAGGAATTGCAGAAGGAGACGGCCTTTACGGGGTTGGCATTTTCCTCCTTCTTGCTTTCCCGTTCCGATAAGGACGCCCGCTTTATCAACTTTGTGCTCGAAACCCGCCAGGAGGAACGGCCATGA